In one Bradyrhizobium sp. 4 genomic region, the following are encoded:
- a CDS encoding MBOAT family O-acyltransferase: protein MLFNSYPFILLFLPAALAGYFWLGRRSNLAPVIWLAAASLTFYAIGNWQFVALLLISIAFNYGIGHLLIVAKLAPSQRKAALALGVAGDLLVLGIFKYAGFVAENINVLTGTHFAAHILLPVGISFYTFTQIAFLVDAWRGQVAAYALPHYALFVTYFPHLIAGPILHHKDMIPQFEREETKQPHAHLILCGIIIFAIGLFKKTCLADGIQPLVALAFDARAPSFDQAWLGALAYTFQLYFDFSGYSDMAIGISLMFGIFLPVNFNSPYKATSIVEFWRRWHMTLSHFLRDYLYIPLGGNRRGRVLRYVNLLLTMLLGGLWHGAAWTFVIWGALHGAYLCVNHAFNALVPNVPKLLARPARAAGAVLTFLAVVVAWVFFRAERVEWAMRILNAMADPSNIAFGREEIAASVMVAIYAALVWLAPNTQGIMGYDHANRRVGEGLMAGRMRPLVLYGASLVLAFGILGIQSNSEFIYFRF from the coding sequence ATGCTGTTCAATTCCTACCCGTTCATCCTGCTGTTCCTGCCGGCCGCGCTCGCGGGCTATTTCTGGCTCGGGCGGCGCAGCAATCTGGCCCCGGTGATCTGGCTGGCGGCGGCCTCGCTCACCTTCTATGCCATCGGCAACTGGCAGTTCGTGGCCCTGTTGCTGATATCGATCGCCTTCAACTACGGCATTGGCCACCTCCTCATCGTGGCGAAGCTTGCTCCGTCGCAACGAAAGGCGGCACTTGCTCTCGGCGTCGCCGGCGATCTCCTGGTGCTCGGCATCTTCAAATACGCCGGCTTCGTCGCCGAGAACATCAATGTACTGACCGGCACGCACTTCGCGGCCCACATCCTGCTGCCGGTCGGCATCTCCTTCTACACGTTCACCCAGATCGCGTTCCTGGTCGATGCCTGGCGCGGACAGGTCGCGGCCTATGCGCTGCCGCATTACGCGCTGTTCGTGACCTACTTTCCGCATCTGATCGCGGGACCGATCCTTCACCACAAGGACATGATCCCGCAATTCGAACGGGAGGAAACCAAGCAGCCGCACGCGCATCTGATCCTGTGCGGAATCATCATCTTCGCAATCGGGCTGTTCAAGAAAACGTGCCTCGCCGACGGCATCCAACCGCTGGTCGCACTCGCCTTCGATGCGCGCGCGCCGAGTTTCGACCAGGCATGGCTTGGCGCGCTCGCCTACACGTTCCAGCTCTATTTCGACTTCTCGGGCTATTCCGACATGGCGATCGGAATATCGCTGATGTTCGGCATCTTCCTGCCGGTTAATTTCAACTCGCCCTACAAGGCCACCAGCATCGTCGAGTTCTGGCGGCGCTGGCACATGACGCTGTCGCACTTCCTGCGCGACTATCTCTACATCCCGCTCGGGGGTAACAGGCGCGGCCGCGTGCTGCGCTACGTCAACTTGCTGCTGACGATGCTGCTCGGCGGGCTCTGGCACGGCGCGGCCTGGACGTTTGTCATTTGGGGTGCGCTGCATGGCGCCTATCTCTGCGTCAATCACGCTTTCAATGCGCTGGTGCCGAATGTTCCAAAACTGCTCGCGCGCCCAGCTCGCGCCGCCGGAGCCGTGCTGACATTTCTCGCCGTCGTTGTCGCCTGGGTATTCTTCCGCGCCGAACGGGTCGAATGGGCCATGCGGATTCTGAATGCGATGGCCGATCCCTCGAATATCGCCTTTGGGCGCGAGGAGATTGCGGCGTCGGTGATGGTTGCAATTTATGCCGCGCTGGTGTGGCTGGCGCCGAACACGCAAGGAATCATGGGGTACGACCACGCCAATCGCAGGGTCGGCGAGGGCCTGATGGCCGGACGGATGCGGCCGCTGGTCCTGTATGGTGCGTCGCTGGTGCTTGCGTTCGGGATTTTGGGCATCCAGAGCAACAGCGAATTCATCTATTTCCGGTTCTGA
- a CDS encoding aminotransferase class V-fold PLP-dependent enzyme — MTVRAGREFLAIPGPTNMPDEVLRAMHRPAIDIYSKQMTDLTESLLSDISKLFATKGKSYIYIANGHGAWEAALSNVLSRGDKVLVLESGRFAIGWGHAAALMGAEVEVLKGDWRRAVRPHEVEERLRRDKDHTIKAVVVVQVDTASGVQNDIEAIGKAIKASGHPALYMVDTVASLGCMPFEMDKWGIDVAMSGSQKGLMTPPGLGFVAANARALEVQKTANMSTPYWSWSEREGSEHYRKYAGTAPVHLLFALRQAIDLLHEEGLENAFRRHSLLGEAARRAVGAWSEGQVLGFNVAEASERSNTVTTVTMSNGHDPAILQRYCKEKCGVVLGTGIGDLSGQAFRIAHMGHVNAPMLLGTLGVIEVGLNALKIPHGKGGLEAAVAYLGEEVAV; from the coding sequence ATGACCGTTCGCGCGGGCCGGGAATTTCTGGCCATCCCCGGGCCCACCAATATGCCCGACGAGGTGCTGCGGGCGATGCATCGTCCGGCGATCGACATCTACTCCAAACAGATGACCGATCTGACCGAGAGCCTGCTCAGCGACATCTCGAAACTGTTTGCGACCAAGGGCAAGTCCTACATCTACATCGCCAACGGTCACGGCGCCTGGGAAGCAGCATTGAGCAACGTGCTGTCGCGCGGCGACAAGGTGCTGGTGCTCGAAAGCGGACGGTTTGCAATCGGCTGGGGCCATGCCGCAGCGCTGATGGGTGCCGAGGTCGAGGTGCTCAAGGGCGACTGGCGCCGCGCGGTGCGGCCGCACGAAGTCGAGGAGCGCCTGCGCCGCGACAAGGATCACACCATCAAGGCCGTCGTCGTCGTCCAGGTCGACACGGCGTCCGGCGTGCAGAACGACATCGAGGCGATCGGCAAGGCGATCAAGGCGAGCGGCCATCCGGCGCTGTACATGGTCGACACTGTGGCCTCGCTCGGCTGCATGCCGTTCGAGATGGACAAATGGGGCATCGACGTTGCGATGTCGGGCTCGCAAAAGGGCCTGATGACGCCGCCCGGCCTCGGCTTCGTCGCGGCCAACGCGCGTGCGCTCGAGGTCCAGAAGACCGCCAACATGAGCACGCCCTATTGGAGCTGGAGCGAGCGCGAGGGCAGCGAGCATTATCGCAAATATGCCGGCACCGCGCCGGTCCATCTGCTGTTCGCGCTGCGCCAGGCGATCGACCTGCTGCACGAGGAGGGACTGGAGAACGCCTTCCGCCGCCACAGCCTGCTCGGCGAAGCCGCACGCCGCGCCGTCGGCGCGTGGTCCGAAGGCCAGGTGCTCGGCTTCAACGTCGCGGAAGCCAGCGAACGCTCCAACACCGTGACCACGGTGACCATGAGCAACGGCCACGATCCGGCAATCCTGCAACGCTATTGCAAGGAGAAGTGCGGTGTGGTGCTCGGCACCGGCATCGGCGATCTCTCGGGGCAAGCCTTCCGCATCGCCCATATGGGCCACGTCAACGCCCCAATGCTGCTCGGCACGTTGGGGGTGATCGAGGTCGGGCTGAACGCGCTGAAGATCCCGCACGGCAAAGGCGGGCTTGAGGCAGCGGTTGCGTATCTCGGCGAAGAGGTGGCGGTGTAG
- a CDS encoding thermonuclease family protein, producing the protein MLRKFLIALSLLGFSLPGLPSPAEAADITGTAKVRAGDAVTIGNTRIRLGGIDAPAVDQLCLNNKGERWTCGIAARDELAKYADGKNWVCHARSIDRRGRTVARCDVGGEDIQKWLVRAGWALAYTRMSHDYEADEKAAREAKAGMWQGAFIAPWDWRERNKKTTILGATKPPDGAHAILLASASGPVAPSPDCTIKGNVNSAGECIYHRPTSRWYAQIKMKISKGTRWFCSVEEAEDAGCRETKR; encoded by the coding sequence ATGTTGCGAAAATTCCTGATTGCGCTGTCATTGCTTGGCTTCTCCTTGCCCGGCTTGCCGTCGCCGGCTGAGGCCGCCGACATCACCGGCACCGCTAAGGTTCGCGCCGGCGACGCCGTGACGATCGGCAACACGCGGATCAGGCTCGGCGGCATCGACGCGCCCGCGGTCGACCAGCTCTGCCTCAACAACAAGGGCGAGCGCTGGACATGCGGCATCGCGGCCCGCGACGAGCTCGCCAAATACGCCGACGGCAAGAACTGGGTCTGCCATGCGAGGTCGATCGACCGGCGCGGCCGCACCGTGGCGCGCTGCGACGTCGGCGGCGAGGATATCCAGAAATGGCTGGTGCGCGCAGGCTGGGCGCTGGCCTACACCCGCATGTCGCACGACTATGAGGCGGACGAGAAGGCCGCGCGGGAGGCCAAGGCCGGTATGTGGCAGGGCGCCTTCATCGCGCCCTGGGACTGGCGCGAGCGCAACAAGAAGACCACCATCCTCGGCGCCACCAAGCCGCCCGACGGCGCGCATGCGATCCTGCTCGCTTCGGCCTCGGGCCCGGTCGCGCCCTCGCCGGACTGCACCATCAAGGGCAATGTCAACTCCGCCGGCGAATGCATCTATCACCGGCCGACCAGTCGCTGGTATGCGCAGATCAAGATGAAGATCAGCAAGGGCACGCGCTGGTTCTGCTCGGTGGAGGAAGCCGAAGATGCGGGCTGCCGCGAGACTAAGAGATAA
- a CDS encoding caspase family protein, with the protein MNVTQLDISRRTIAVAAALIGTVSLVIGAHAALNMRALDAAKAVSTDQVTGSIGQASRLALVIGNGHYPDANAPLTQSINDARALSSSLRKNGFDVDMVEDATKDDMVRAVNRLKSRIKRDTVVMLFFGGYGVQAGRESYMLPVDAVIWKESDVRRHGVSIEGVLDMMKEQGAKAKLVVVDASRRNPYERRFRSYSHGLAPISATDNALILSSASPGKVVDDGKGEHSVLVSEFLNNLNAQGSAESVFNKTRLAISRASEGDQVPTVSSSLLEDVHFGEAGG; encoded by the coding sequence ATGAATGTAACGCAGCTCGACATTTCCCGACGCACGATCGCGGTGGCCGCAGCCCTCATCGGCACGGTCTCGCTCGTGATCGGCGCCCACGCTGCCCTCAACATGCGGGCGCTCGATGCCGCCAAGGCCGTTTCGACCGACCAGGTCACCGGCTCGATCGGCCAGGCCTCGCGTCTCGCCCTCGTCATCGGCAATGGGCACTACCCCGACGCCAACGCGCCGCTGACGCAATCGATCAACGACGCCCGCGCGCTGTCCTCGTCGCTGCGCAAGAACGGTTTTGACGTCGACATGGTGGAAGACGCGACCAAGGACGACATGGTCCGCGCCGTCAATCGCCTGAAGTCCCGGATCAAGCGCGACACCGTCGTCATGCTGTTCTTCGGCGGCTACGGCGTGCAGGCCGGCCGCGAGAGCTACATGCTGCCGGTCGATGCCGTGATCTGGAAGGAAAGCGATGTCCGCCGTCACGGCGTCTCCATCGAGGGCGTGCTCGACATGATGAAGGAGCAGGGCGCCAAGGCCAAGCTCGTCGTGGTCGACGCCTCCCGCCGCAATCCCTATGAGCGCCGCTTCCGCTCCTACAGCCACGGCCTCGCGCCGATCAGCGCGACCGACAATGCGCTGATCCTCTCCTCGGCTTCGCCCGGCAAGGTCGTCGACGACGGCAAAGGCGAGCACAGCGTGCTGGTCAGCGAGTTCCTCAACAACCTCAATGCGCAGGGCAGCGCCGAAAGCGTCTTCAACAAGACCCGCCTTGCCATCTCCCGCGCCAGCGAAGGCGACCAGGTCCCGACCGTCTCCTCCTCGCTGCTCGAGGACGTCCATTTCGGCGAAGCCGGCGGCTAG
- a CDS encoding HlyD family efflux transporter periplasmic adaptor subunit, translating into MRSLPARSVSRHLVALAGLLLLSAQPAAAADDDAPKGPAVTVLKVAKSCFSDIVEGTGTIIAREASSVRPERPGLKVTEVLAEAGDTTTAGQVLARLALPEGGTLQVTAPVAGVIATSTAQIGNLASAKGEALFTIVARSEYDLVALVATSDMRKLAVNQAATVRIAGAGDIDGKVRRIGPTVEPNIQQGMVYIGISAQKRLLLNASGRALIKSGQSCNVAVPLTSVQYSSAGTVVQVIRRNRVETKRVEVGLMSGGNIEIRDGLNEGDIVVARAGALLREGDPVRTVMAAEAAK; encoded by the coding sequence ATGCGTTCATTGCCTGCGCGTTCTGTTTCCAGACATCTCGTTGCGCTCGCCGGACTGCTGTTGCTGTCGGCCCAGCCCGCTGCCGCCGCCGATGACGACGCGCCCAAGGGGCCGGCGGTCACGGTGCTGAAGGTCGCAAAATCCTGTTTCTCCGACATCGTCGAGGGCACCGGCACGATCATCGCGCGCGAGGCAAGCTCGGTGCGGCCGGAGCGGCCCGGCCTGAAGGTGACGGAGGTGCTGGCGGAAGCCGGCGACACCACCACCGCCGGCCAGGTGCTGGCGCGGCTCGCACTGCCCGAGGGCGGCACGCTTCAGGTCACCGCCCCCGTCGCTGGCGTGATCGCAACGTCGACCGCGCAGATCGGCAACCTCGCCTCCGCCAAGGGCGAGGCGCTGTTCACGATCGTGGCGCGCAGCGAATACGATCTCGTCGCCCTCGTCGCGACCAGCGATATGCGCAAGCTCGCGGTCAACCAGGCGGCGACCGTGCGCATCGCCGGCGCCGGCGATATCGACGGCAAGGTGCGCCGCATCGGCCCGACGGTCGAGCCGAACATCCAGCAGGGCATGGTCTATATCGGCATTTCCGCGCAGAAGCGGCTGTTGCTGAATGCGAGCGGCCGTGCGCTGATCAAGTCGGGCCAGAGCTGCAACGTCGCGGTGCCGCTGACCTCGGTGCAGTATTCCTCCGCCGGCACCGTCGTGCAGGTGATCCGCCGCAACCGCGTCGAGACCAAGCGCGTCGAGGTCGGACTGATGTCGGGCGGCAATATCGAGATCCGCGACGGCCTCAACGAAGGCGATATCGTTGTCGCCCGCGCCGGCGCGCTGCTGCGCGAAGGCGATCCGGTGCGCACGGTGATGGCCGCGGAAGCGGCGAAGTAA
- a CDS encoding beta-propeller fold lactonase family protein, translated as MVRSTRRIRSGVPRAAIATTLAFLTLISGVRPGMAETFAYVGNADSNDISVFKMAESGEMTPVQTAVFTGVEKPGSSTPLAITPDHRVLIAGVRSQPFVAVSFAIDPKTGQLSHIGNGPLADSMANIAIDRGGKFLFSASYGGNKVALNPLLANGVAGEPKQVIPTGLNAHAFLPSPDNRFAFATNLGSDQILAFTFDATTGTLTPSDPPAHKVPEKSGPRHFVFHPNGKFVYLLHELNGDVAAFAYEAKGGAWDEIQRTSALPEGFTGKPWAADIHVTPDGRFLYASERTTSTLTAYKVDATNGKLTTIGSVPTEKQPRGFHIDPGGRYLAAVGELSDSMTVYAIDQSSGALAKLKSYATGKKPNWVEFLSLP; from the coding sequence ATGGTGAGATCGACCCGACGCATCAGATCCGGCGTACCCCGTGCCGCGATCGCCACCACGCTCGCTTTCCTCACTCTCATTTCTGGAGTCCGCCCGGGCATGGCCGAGACCTTCGCCTATGTCGGCAATGCCGACAGTAACGACATCAGTGTGTTCAAGATGGCCGAGAGCGGCGAGATGACGCCCGTGCAGACGGCCGTTTTCACCGGCGTCGAAAAGCCCGGCTCCTCGACGCCGCTCGCGATCACGCCCGATCATCGCGTGCTGATCGCCGGTGTCCGCTCGCAACCGTTCGTTGCGGTGAGCTTTGCGATCGATCCCAAGACGGGCCAGCTCAGCCATATCGGCAACGGCCCACTCGCCGACAGCATGGCCAATATCGCCATCGACCGCGGCGGCAAATTCCTGTTCAGCGCCTCCTATGGCGGCAACAAGGTCGCGCTGAATCCGCTGCTCGCCAACGGCGTCGCAGGCGAGCCGAAGCAGGTGATCCCGACCGGGCTGAACGCGCACGCTTTCCTGCCCTCGCCCGACAACCGCTTCGCGTTCGCGACCAATCTCGGCTCCGACCAGATCCTGGCCTTCACGTTCGACGCCACGACCGGCACGCTCACGCCGAGCGATCCGCCGGCTCACAAGGTGCCGGAGAAATCGGGGCCGCGGCATTTCGTGTTCCACCCCAACGGCAAGTTCGTCTATCTCCTCCACGAGCTGAACGGCGACGTCGCGGCGTTCGCCTATGAGGCCAAGGGGGGCGCATGGGACGAGATCCAGCGCACCAGCGCGTTGCCAGAAGGATTTACCGGAAAGCCCTGGGCCGCCGACATCCACGTCACCCCCGACGGCCGTTTCCTCTACGCCTCCGAGCGTACCACCAGCACGCTCACCGCCTACAAGGTCGATGCGACAAATGGCAAGCTGACCACCATCGGCAGCGTGCCGACCGAGAAGCAGCCGCGCGGCTTCCACATCGATCCCGGCGGGCGCTACCTTGCCGCAGTGGGCGAGCTCTCCGACAGCATGACGGTCTATGCCATCGACCAGAGCAGCGGGGCACTCGCCAAGCTGAAATCCTACGCCACCGGCAAGAAGCCGAACTGGGTGGAGTTCTTGAGCCTGCCGTGA
- a CDS encoding MBL fold metallo-hydrolase: protein MNLHNTSYPVSSGPEELVPSRYALKIGEIDVLVVSDGVLPLPTTMLAHNADPTVRATWLHDMFLPQDAFDWALNAVMVRSGGKTILIDAGLGSDPNLNLPRAGQLIRRLAAAGIDLSAVTDLVLTHLHMDHIGGLLVDGVKQQLRKDLRIHVAAAEVKFWEAPDFSRTAMPEGFPDALRSTAKRFLKEYGPQLRLFDNEQEIAPGVVARRTGGHTPGHSVVRMAAGDDALTFAGDAVFAVGFEQPDWHNGFEHDPEEAARVRVRLLRQLAETGEMLVATHLPFPSVGRVAADGDAFRWVPVFWDY from the coding sequence ATGAATCTGCACAACACCTCATATCCCGTGTCATCGGGACCCGAAGAGCTCGTTCCGTCGCGCTACGCGCTGAAGATCGGCGAGATCGACGTGCTGGTGGTGAGCGACGGCGTGCTGCCGCTGCCGACCACGATGCTCGCGCACAACGCCGACCCGACGGTGCGGGCGACCTGGCTGCACGACATGTTCCTGCCGCAGGATGCTTTCGACTGGGCGCTGAACGCCGTCATGGTCCGCAGCGGCGGCAAGACCATCCTCATCGACGCCGGGCTGGGCTCGGACCCGAACTTGAACTTGCCGCGCGCCGGGCAGTTGATCAGGCGACTGGCGGCCGCGGGCATCGATCTTTCGGCGGTAACCGATCTGGTGCTCACCCATCTGCACATGGACCACATTGGTGGGCTGCTGGTCGACGGCGTGAAGCAGCAGCTGCGCAAGGACCTGCGGATTCACGTCGCGGCCGCAGAGGTCAAGTTCTGGGAAGCGCCTGATTTCTCCCGCACTGCCATGCCGGAAGGGTTCCCGGACGCGCTGCGATCGACCGCCAAGCGGTTCCTGAAGGAGTACGGCCCTCAGCTGCGGCTGTTCGATAACGAGCAAGAGATTGCGCCTGGCGTCGTCGCCCGTCGCACCGGCGGTCACACCCCCGGACACAGCGTGGTTCGCATGGCGGCCGGCGACGACGCGCTGACATTCGCCGGCGACGCCGTGTTTGCCGTCGGGTTCGAGCAACCCGACTGGCACAACGGTTTCGAGCACGACCCCGAGGAGGCCGCCCGCGTTCGCGTTCGTCTGTTGCGACAGCTTGCCGAGACCGGCGAAATGCTGGTGGCCACGCACCTGCCGTTCCCGTCCGTGGGTCGGGTGGCTGCCGACGGCGACGCCTTCCGTTGGGTGCCGGTGTTCTGGGACTACTGA
- a CDS encoding FAD-dependent oxidoreductase, with the protein MRLVIIGAGFAGMYAALSAARLRDIRGVSPQDLQIAIVSPEPTLVVRPRLYEPKPETLTAPLLEVLEAIDVDYIQGSAETINTEARTVQITPAKGPRKTLSYDRLVVTTGSRLFRPNIPGLAEHGFSVDSLNDAVALDKHLHGLAERPAVNGRDTVVVAGGGFTGIEAATEIPVRLREILGPNARTRVVIVDRNTAIAPDMGASARPVIEEALRKVGVETRLGAGVAALDETGVTLSSGEHIETETVIWAAGMRAAPLTGQIPAERDNFGRLLVDRCLQLPGVQGVFAAGDAARAACDDEGNYALMSCQHATRMGAFAGNNAAAELLGVPTRPYHQKAYVTCLDLGEAGALFTRGWERKVELVGDVAKKTKREINTVWIYPPKAERALALASADPERVTSL; encoded by the coding sequence ATGCGACTCGTCATCATCGGCGCCGGCTTCGCCGGCATGTACGCCGCCCTTTCCGCAGCGCGACTGCGCGACATCCGGGGCGTCTCGCCGCAAGATCTGCAGATCGCGATCGTCTCCCCGGAGCCGACGCTGGTGGTCCGTCCGCGGCTCTACGAGCCGAAGCCGGAAACCCTGACGGCCCCGCTGCTCGAGGTCCTCGAGGCGATCGACGTCGACTACATTCAGGGCAGCGCCGAGACGATCAACACCGAGGCCCGAACGGTGCAGATCACGCCCGCGAAGGGCCCGCGAAAGACGCTGTCCTACGATCGCCTGGTTGTGACCACCGGCAGCCGGCTATTCCGTCCGAACATTCCGGGCCTCGCCGAGCACGGCTTCAGCGTCGATTCGCTCAACGATGCCGTTGCGCTCGACAAGCATCTGCATGGCCTCGCGGAGCGGCCTGCCGTGAACGGACGCGACACGGTCGTCGTCGCCGGCGGCGGCTTCACCGGGATCGAGGCGGCCACCGAAATACCGGTGCGGCTGCGCGAAATCCTGGGCCCCAATGCCAGGACGCGCGTCGTCATCGTCGATCGCAACACTGCGATCGCACCCGACATGGGTGCAAGCGCCCGCCCCGTCATCGAGGAAGCCTTGCGCAAGGTTGGCGTCGAGACACGGCTCGGTGCTGGCGTCGCCGCGCTCGACGAGACCGGCGTCACCTTGTCCAGCGGTGAGCACATCGAAACCGAGACGGTGATCTGGGCGGCGGGCATGCGTGCAGCGCCGCTGACCGGGCAGATTCCCGCCGAGCGCGACAATTTCGGACGGTTGCTAGTCGATCGCTGCTTGCAGCTGCCAGGCGTTCAGGGTGTCTTCGCGGCCGGCGACGCAGCACGCGCCGCCTGCGACGACGAGGGCAATTACGCACTGATGTCGTGCCAGCACGCCACGCGAATGGGCGCCTTTGCCGGCAACAATGCCGCGGCCGAATTGCTTGGCGTTCCGACCAGACCCTACCACCAGAAGGCCTACGTCACCTGCCTGGACCTCGGCGAAGCCGGCGCGCTGTTCACACGCGGATGGGAGCGCAAGGTCGAGCTGGTCGGCGACGTCGCCAAGAAGACCAAGCGTGAGATCAACACCGTCTGGATCTATCCGCCGAAGGCGGAGCGCGCCCTGGCGCTCGCGTCGGCCGATCCGGAACGAGTGACCAGCCTCTAG
- a CDS encoding AraC family transcriptional regulator codes for MTGNTALMRNPSHKGLPPAPDAQPDDRSTSERRAADGEMARVLRTQPFRMALDSSGAGIAHWKHDPLHDVVEPMRHHVIMAHKGVMQRMERRSGRSIAIGTFRPGVVNIVPEGSSSRWDIPKPVDVVQLYLPDATLQRIAGEAGTAGPAELIERTAHPDTITSRLLLSAADSLESHGVLDTLFRHQLTDLLATRLLAAHAGSPTTFQPTMGGLAPKVLLRAIERLRSDSEADVSLDALASDAGLSRFHFCRSFKESTGLSPHAWLRQHRLEQAMNMLRESDESIVSVAAALGYSSQTAFAAAFKKLTGETPSDWRRRVR; via the coding sequence ATGACCGGGAACACTGCACTCATGCGCAATCCCTCGCACAAGGGCTTGCCGCCCGCACCCGACGCACAGCCTGACGACCGCTCGACGTCCGAGCGGCGCGCCGCCGACGGGGAGATGGCGCGCGTGCTCAGGACGCAGCCGTTTCGCATGGCGCTGGACTCCTCCGGTGCCGGTATCGCGCACTGGAAGCATGATCCGCTGCACGACGTCGTCGAGCCCATGCGCCACCACGTGATCATGGCGCATAAAGGCGTGATGCAGCGCATGGAGCGGCGCTCGGGAAGATCGATCGCGATCGGCACGTTTCGTCCGGGGGTCGTGAACATCGTTCCGGAAGGGTCGAGCTCCCGATGGGACATTCCGAAGCCCGTCGACGTCGTGCAGCTTTACCTTCCCGACGCAACGCTGCAGCGCATCGCCGGCGAGGCCGGGACCGCCGGGCCCGCCGAATTGATTGAGCGAACGGCGCATCCCGACACGATCACGTCCCGACTGCTCCTGAGCGCGGCGGATTCGCTAGAGAGCCATGGCGTCCTTGATACGCTATTCCGGCATCAGCTCACGGATCTTCTGGCCACGCGCCTTTTGGCTGCGCATGCAGGGTCGCCAACCACGTTCCAGCCGACCATGGGCGGACTGGCGCCGAAGGTCCTGCTCCGTGCGATCGAACGATTGCGCTCCGACAGCGAAGCGGACGTCTCGCTCGATGCGCTGGCGTCCGATGCAGGTTTGTCGCGCTTTCATTTCTGCCGGTCCTTCAAGGAGAGCACCGGGCTGTCGCCGCATGCCTGGCTTCGCCAGCACCGGCTCGAGCAGGCCATGAACATGCTGCGGGAGAGCGACGAATCGATCGTCTCGGTCGCCGCGGCGCTTGGTTATTCCTCGCAGACCGCCTTCGCCGCGGCATTCAAGAAGCTGACGGGCGAGACGCCGAGCGATTGGCGCAGGCGCGTGCGTTAG